The segment TGTTCTCATCACACTGACCCTCCACCTGTTTCCGCAAGCCGATGCCGCAACACGCCGATCACCCCCGGCATCACCGACACCAGCACGATCGCGATGATGACCAGACTGAAATTTTCCCTGACCACGCCAATGTTGCCGAAAAAATAGCCCGCCGTCACACAGGCTCCCACCCACAGCAGCCCACCGACGACGTTGTAGAGCAGGAACCTCGCATAACTCATCGCACCGATGCCGGCGACGAAGGGCGCGAAGGTGCGCACGATCGGAATGAAGCGCGCGATGATGATGGTCTTGCCGCCGTGCCTTGCATAGAACGCGTGCGTGCGGCGCAGATGCTCGGGGTTGAAGAAACGCGAACGCGGATAGTCGAACACCTTCGGCCCCAGGTAATGACCGATCGCGTAATTCACCGTATCCCCGAGGATCGCCGCCACCGCCAGCAGCCCGAGCAGCAGACGCACATCCAGGCTGCCCTGCGCAGCGAAGGCACCGGCCGCGAACAGCAGCGAATCGCCCGGCAGCACCGGCGTCACCACCAGTCCGGTTTCGCAGAACACGATCAGGAACAGCAGCGTGTACGTGTGCACCCCGTAGCGCGCGATGATCTCGGCCAGGTGGCGATCCAGGTGCAGGAAGAAATCGACGAACCAGTGCAGGAATTCCATGAACACCCCGTGATGAGCGTCGCGTCGGATGCAGGCGGCGACAGCGCATTCTAGCCGGATCGAGCGCACGCGATGCTACACTGCGCCGCCGCTCGAGCGACCCGACGGCAACACCACCGAATACAACAAGACCGTGACGGAACGCAGCAGATGCTGATGGGGATGACGCGCTACCAGTGGACGGTACTGTTCGCCGCGTGGCTGGGCTGGGGTTTCGATATCTTCGACGGCCTGCTGTTCAACTACGTGGCACCGAACTGCGTCCCCACCCTGCTCGGACTCGAGATCGGATCGGCTGCGGCACGCAGCGCCACCCTGTACTGGACCGGTGTGCTGACTTCGCTGCTGCTGCTCGGCTGGGCGGCCGGCGGCGTGCTGTTCGGTCATGTCTGCGACCGCATCGGGCGCAAGAAGACCCTGCTGATCACGATGCTGCTCTACGCGTTCGGTACGGCTGCCTGCGCGGCTGCCCCGAACATCTGGGTACTCGCGCTGTGCCGCGTGATCGCGGCACTCGGTATCGGAGGCGAATGGGCCGCCGGCGCGTCGATGGTCGCCGAGGTGGTGCCGGAGAGGCGTCGCGTCGAGGCCGGTGCACTGCTCTATACCGCAGCGCCGGCCGGCCTGTTCCTCGCCACGTTCATCAACTTCGGTGTCGCCGGCGTGTGGATGGCCGATCACCCCGCAATGTCGTGGCGCATCGTTTTCCTGTCCGGTCTGCTCCCGGCAGCAGCCGCGTTCATGGTGCGCCTGTTTCTCGAAGAGCCAGAACGCTGGCGGCAGGCGATGCGCGACGCTGCGCCAGTACGCCTGGCAGAGATCTTCGCACCGGGGTTGCGCCACATCACGTTCGCCGGTGTCTGCATGTCGGTGGTGGCGCTGATCGCATGGTGGAGTTGCAACGCGTTCATTCCGACCGTGGCCACGGGGTTGGCGCAGTCTGCAGCGGCCAGCGACGGATTCGATGCCAGCGCCACGCTCGCACTGGTCGAGGACTGGAAGTTCCGCGCCACGAGCTGGTTCAACTTCGGCGGGCTGCTCGGCACGCTGCTGACGATCCCGATCGCGAAGCTGCTCGGGCGACGCGCCCTGTACGGCATCTACTTTGCCGCCAGCGCGCTGGCGATCTTCGCCACCTTCGGCTTCGACTGGACACCGGGCGTGCGGCTCTACTGGTACTTCGCGATCGGCGCGTCGGTATTCGGCGTGTTCGGCAGCTTCACGTACTACCTGCCGGAGCTGTTCCCGACACGGCTGCGCGCCACGGGGGCCGGCTTCTGCTACAACATCGGGCGGGTGCTGGCTGCAGCCGGGCCGTTCGCGGTCGGCACGATCGCCGCGCGCGGCGCCGATACCGTGATGCACACACTGCTCTACGTCGGGCTGGTACCCGCGCTCGGTCTGCTGCTGTTGCCGTGGGTGGTCGAAACACGCGATCGCGTGCTCACCGACTAGACCGCAGCCCGGACTGCGCGCAGCTTCACTCGTCGAGCCGCTTCGGTCGATCCATGGTCGGCTCGGCACCGATCACGATCTCGCCGCGCCCGAGCTTCGAGTGCCGCAGACCATAGGCGAAATAGAGCAGCATTCCGCAGCCCAGATACACCAGAAAGAAGTTGCGCGTTTCGGCCTTGCCCATCAGCGACATCAGCAGCAGCACGCACATTGCCGCTCCGATCAGCGGCACGAACGGAAACCACGGACTGCGGAACGGTCGCGCGAGCTCCGGTTGCGCATGGCGCAGGTACAGCACGGTCAGGCATACCATCGCGAATGCGGACAGCGAACCGACGTTGGTCAGTGCGGCCAGCGAATCGAGCGACATGAAGCCCGCGAAGCACGCGGTGACCGAGCCCACGATCAGGGTATCGATCCACGGCGTGCGAAAGCGCGGATGCACGCGCGCAAACACCGCCGGCAACAGACCGTCGCGCGCCATCGTGTAGAAGATCCGCGTCTGGCCGTACAGCAACACCAGCATCACCGAGGAGATACCGGCGATCGCGCCGATCTTCACCACTACCGCAAACCACGGCAACCCGATCCGGTTCACGGCCATCGCGATCGGCGCCGGGTTGTCGAGCTCCGCGTACGGCACGATGCCGACCAGTACCGCCGAGGTCAGTATGTACAGCAGCGTGCAGATCAGCAGCGAACCGATGATTCCGATCGGCATGTCATGCGACGGGTTGCGCGCTTCCGCACCCGCTGTGGATACCGCCTCGAATCCCAGGTAGGCAAAGAAGATCGTGGCTGCCGCGGTGAGCAGCCCGCCCACGCCATAGCGCGAGTTGCTCTGCCCGGTCAGCACGTCGCGCAGCGCCCGCCCCGTATCGGCCAACCAGCCACGCTCGGCTCCCTCGGGCGGGGGTGGAATCTGCTCCGGTATCAAAGGCGACCAGTTCGCCGTATCGACGAAGAACGCGCCGACGCAGATGAACGCGATCACCACACTCAGCTTGATCACCACCACGATGTTGTTGGCGGTGGCAGACTCCTGTATGCCAAGCACCAGCAGCGCCGTGACGGCAACGATCGCGAGAATCGCCGGCACATTGACCACACCGTGCGCCACGATCTGCGAACCCTCGCGTACCGCGACGCCGGGCGCAGCGCTCAGCTCCGGTGGCACATGGATCCCGAAATCATGCAACAGGCTGACCGCGTAACTCGACCATCCGACCGCCACCGTGGCAGCCGCAAGACCGTATTCGAGAACCAGCAGCAGCCCCATGAACCACGCGACGAGCTCGCCCATCGACGCATACGAATACGAATACGCGGACCCCGATACCGGCAGCATCGACGCGAGTTCCGCGTAGCACAGTGCAACGAAGCCGCAGAGAATGCCGGTGATCACGAAGGAAATCATGATTCCGGGTCCGGCGAATTCCGCTGCAGCGCGCCCGGTCAGCACGAAGATGCCGGTACCGATGATGCAGCCGATTCCCAGCGACACCAGGTTCCACGCACCAAGGCTCTTCCTGAGTTCCTCGCGCGAGTGTTCGGCTTGCATCTGGGCGACCGATTTGCGCATGAACAGACGACCGATACCGGTCATGACCATCGGACGGGAACCGCCGGGCATTGCAAGACACTCCTTCTGGGACGCGACAAGTATAGGTTCCGTCGCAGGCATTTCGTGGTCTGCTCGGCGTTTACCTGATGGATTGGAGCCTTTGCGATTGAATACGACTCTGTACCGCAGGCGCTCTTTCCGCTGGATCGACAGCAAGCACCTGCCCGCGCATCGCATCGGGCGGCTATGGAAGTTCGAGGCGACCGCTGCTTGGTGACGGCGCTGTCCACCCTCTATAGTGGCGCAGCCAAGCCACCGTGCAGGAACCGTATCGAACATGCCGCCCCGCCCTTCGAGCCGTGAAAGCGCGCACTGGCATACGTTCCGCGGTGTGCGGGCACTGAAGTCCACCCATCCCGAAGTGCGCCGGCTGAAGCGGCGCGAAGAAAGCCCGAGCCTGCACGGCAACAAGGTCTGGCATTCGAGCTTTGCGCTGATCGACTACCTGCACCGGCATCCGCCAACGGTCGGCGCGCGCGTGATCGACGTGGGCTGCGGCTGGGGCCTGAACGGCATCTGGCTCGCCCGCCGTTACGGCGCCCGGGTACTCGCCGTCGATGCGGATCCGGCGGTCGAACCCTACCTGCGCCTGCAGGCACGGATCAACCGTGTCGAAGTGGCGTTCCTGGCGCGACGTTTCGAGCAGCTCGATGCCCGCCTGCTGGACGGGGTGGAGCTGCTGACGGGAACCGATATCTGCTTCTGGGACGAAATGGTCGAGCCGCTGTACCGCCTGCTGCGCCGGGCGGGCAAGGCCGGGGCAAGGCGCGCGATCATCGGCGACCCCGGACGCACGCCGTTCTGGACCCTCGCCGCACGCGCCGAGAAACGCCTCGGAGCCGAAGTGATACAGCACACCGGCGGTCGGCCCGGTTCCGCACCGAAGCAGTTGCTGGTGGTCGACTACGCGAAGCTGCGCGGCTGATCCACCGCGCGCACCGGGGCTGGCTTCAGTTGCCCGTGTCAGAGATACGCGGCCAGTCGACGACGACCGCACCACGCAGATCGCCGGCGACGAAGCCGGTGGCCTGGTCGGCTGGGTAGCGCTCCGCAAGCGCCTTGCGCACCGGCTCCGCGATCGCCTTGCCGTGACAGGTTTCACACGGCGGCTGGGTCACGATCGCCTTCATGTAGCGCGCCGACCCGTCCGTCCCGCGCTCGAAATGCTCGAGCCTGTCGGCGCTCTCGCCGGCTGCCAGCCGTTTTGCAAAACCCACCAGCACCCCACGTGCATCGTCATCGGGCGCATTGGCCGGATTGCGCACGCGCAACGCGGTGCGCCAGACACGCACGCCCGCTTCATTGCCGACCTGCTCGGCGATCACGGGTGCACGTGTCTGGCAGACCCCGATCGCGGCGACGGGTCCTGCGCTGGAAATCGCCTCCAGCAACTCGCTCTTGAGTGCGCCCTGCATATTGCGTGCGACCTCGCGCGAGACGAGCAGCCGCGAATCGGCGTCGTCGATCGCGTGGGCACCGCACGCGAACGCAAAGCTCGTCAGGATGGTCGTGATCGTGCGCATGGCTGGTCTCCGGCTGGATCGGCTCGACTGGCAACCCGTGTTCAGCGCATTGCCTGCAGATCGAGCCGGACTATATATTAGCCATGTCGAATATATCAAGCAGGCCATCATGACGACCGCCGGCACCGGAACCGCATCAGCGATCACCGCAACCACGACGCGCGAATTCGCCACGCATGCCGACAGCGCGAGCGCTCTGCTGAAGTGCATCGCAAACCCGAACCGGTTGATGATCCTGTGCACGCTCGCCGCGGGCGAACTGTCGGTCAGTGCGCTGAATGATCGCATTCCGCTGTCGCAATCGGCACTCTCGCAGCACCTGGCCATGCTGCGCCACGAAGGTCTGGTGGGTACGCGGCGCGAAGCACAGACGATCTACTACCACGCGCAACCCGGACCGGCACTCGACGTGATCCGGGTACTGCACCGCCACTTCTGCCCGTACACCCCCTGATCCACGATCACGGCAGCGCGTGCACCGCAAATGCCTGCCTGCAGGCTCGCACGCCTCTCTTCACGAAGCCGGTGGCAGCGAAACCTCCATCGTCGGCAGCGCATCGGGCATTCCGCCCAGACTGACCGCACAGCGCGAACTGGCATTGAACGTCGCCAGCGTTATCGCCATGTGACAGATCTGCTCGGGCGTGAAGTGCACACGCAGACGCTGCTGCAGCTCCGGCGCCAGCACGGCCGGATCGCGCAGATACGCGTCCGCAAAACCCAGCACGGTCTTCTCGACCTCGCCCAGCGTGCTCGCCGCAAAGCCATCGTCGATCAGCGCCACGGTATCCTCGCCGAGTCCGTCCGCCCGTGCGACGTCGTAACGCACCGCCTTGCAGAACACGCAGTTCACGGTGCGCGCATTGCGCAGTCGCAGCATTTCGATCAGCGCCGGACGCACCGCGTTGCGCCGCCATACCGAATCGTTCAGCCGGACCAGCGCGTCGATCAATCGTGTCGCCAGACCCAGGCTGCTGTCGCGGATCACGTGTCCCGTGGTGTGTGCCGGCGTTCCGACGCGTGGACCTGTCCCACTCATGGCGATTCCTCCGCAGTGACCTCTGAACCCAGCGCAGAGAACAGCATCGCGAGGCGTATCCGCGCATCGATGAAACCGAGCGACTCGACCAGACAGACCAGACCCGCCTCGCCATGGTGGTGCTTCACGGCATCGGCCAGCTCGTCGTCGATCGCCGCGGCGTCCTGTGCGTAAACTTCAGCGAATGCGAGCACGGCACGCTCGGATGCGTCGAACAGGGGGCTGTGCGCGTAGCTGCCGTCACGCACTGCTGCACAGCGTCGCGGATCGGTCTCGAAGCCCCGCATGCGGCTCGCCTCTGCCACGGCTCCGTGCAGGGTTGCGAGCCGCATGCGACACAGGTCGAGCGAACGCGGCGGCACGTGGTCCTGCTGCCAGATGCGCTCCCACAGCGCGTCGAAATCACGCGCGAGCCCACCGGCCCGGGTGAGCGCCACGGACAGGCTGTCACAGTCGTATTGCATTCGCGCCTCCCATGCCGGATTCCATCGCCGACGGCTGGCCACAAGCGATCGTCGCTACCTTCACACGCGCATGGAACAGCGTCAATATCCGCACCTGTCCGGAACGCAACGAACGTGCAGAGGTAGCGCATGCGCTGGCAACAGGGACGTCGATCGAGCAACGTCGAAGATCGCCGCGACGAGGCACAGCCGATGCAGATGGGTGCCGGCGCGGCACCCCTGCTGCTGCGTGTGCTGCCACTGCTGCTGCGCACGCGCGGCGGACGCCTGCTGCTCGGCATCGCCGCGCTCACGCTGGTCGGCGCACATCTGCTCGGTATCGATGTGTTGTCGCTGCTGCAGGGTGGCGCTCAATCCAGCGCGACATCCGCCCAGCGACGCGCCGTCTCGACCGAGGAGCAGGAGCGCACCGACTTCGTCGCGGCGGTGCTGGGCGATATCGAAGACACCTGGACCGCGCAGTTTTCCGCACTCGGACGCAGCTACCAGGAGCCGCATCTGGTGCTGTTTCGTGCCGGCGTGCGCTCGGCGTGCGGTTTTGCGCAATCCGCGATGGGACCGTTCTACTGCCCGGCAGACCACAAGATCTACCTCGACCTCGCGTTCTTCGACGAACTCGCACAACGCTTCGGCGCCCCCGGCGACTTTGCGCAGGCCTACGTGATCGCGCACGAAGCCGGGCACCACGTGCAAACGCTGCTCGGCGTCTCCGAAAAAGTGCAACGGGCGGGACAAGGCAAGCCAAAGGCAACCGTGAACGCGCTGTCGGTGCGCCAGGAGCTGCAGGCCGACTGCCTGGCAGGAGTCTGGGGATACCACGCGGACCGTGTACGCGGAATCCTCGACCCGGGTGACCTCGAGCAGGCGCTCACCGCTGCCAGCGCCATCGGTGACGACCGCCTGCAGCGCCAGGCCCAGGGACACGTCGTCCCCGACAGCTTCACGCACGGCAGCTCGGAGCAGCGCATGCACTGGTTCCGTCGCGGCTTCGAATCCGGTGATATTGCGAACTGCGACACCTTCGGCGAACGCGCTCCCTGAGTCGCCGGGCCCAACCGGCGCGATCCGCCTTGTGCTACCGGCACGCTCGGCTAGACTTGAGGCGTTTCGCGCACAAGAAGACGCGAAGGGAGTCGCATGAACTGGATCCTGCTGGGCGTACTGGGCACTGTCGCAATACTGTTGGCGGGACTTGTTCTCGTGCGCCGACGCACACCGAAACCCGTGCCAGCCCCGGTGCCAGTCCGCCAGCGCCGCGCCGTCGCCGTCGACACTGGCGCCGATATTGTGCCTGTGCCAGCCGAGGCACCAGCCACCGAAGTTGCCGAACAAGCGCCATTGCCGCCCGCCCTCGGCGTGTTCTGGCTGGCCGAGGAACACGAGATCCTGCCGGATCGTGCCGCACAGATCGGTGAACGCCT is part of the Pseudomonadales bacterium genome and harbors:
- a CDS encoding DedA family protein, which translates into the protein MEFLHWFVDFFLHLDRHLAEIIARYGVHTYTLLFLIVFCETGLVVTPVLPGDSLLFAAGAFAAQGSLDVRLLLGLLAVAAILGDTVNYAIGHYLGPKVFDYPRSRFFNPEHLRRTHAFYARHGGKTIIIARFIPIVRTFAPFVAGIGAMSYARFLLYNVVGGLLWVGACVTAGYFFGNIGVVRENFSLVIIAIVLVSVMPGVIGVLRHRLAETGGGSV
- a CDS encoding MFS transporter; the protein is MMGMTRYQWTVLFAAWLGWGFDIFDGLLFNYVAPNCVPTLLGLEIGSAAARSATLYWTGVLTSLLLLGWAAGGVLFGHVCDRIGRKKTLLITMLLYAFGTAACAAAPNIWVLALCRVIAALGIGGEWAAGASMVAEVVPERRRVEAGALLYTAAPAGLFLATFINFGVAGVWMADHPAMSWRIVFLSGLLPAAAAFMVRLFLEEPERWRQAMRDAAPVRLAEIFAPGLRHITFAGVCMSVVALIAWWSCNAFIPTVATGLAQSAAASDGFDASATLALVEDWKFRATSWFNFGGLLGTLLTIPIAKLLGRRALYGIYFAASALAIFATFGFDWTPGVRLYWYFAIGASVFGVFGSFTYYLPELFPTRLRATGAGFCYNIGRVLAAAGPFAVGTIAARGADTVMHTLLYVGLVPALGLLLLPWVVETRDRVLTD
- a CDS encoding amino acid permease, with the protein product MTGIGRLFMRKSVAQMQAEHSREELRKSLGAWNLVSLGIGCIIGTGIFVLTGRAAAEFAGPGIMISFVITGILCGFVALCYAELASMLPVSGSAYSYSYASMGELVAWFMGLLLVLEYGLAAATVAVGWSSYAVSLLHDFGIHVPPELSAAPGVAVREGSQIVAHGVVNVPAILAIVAVTALLVLGIQESATANNIVVVIKLSVVIAFICVGAFFVDTANWSPLIPEQIPPPPEGAERGWLADTGRALRDVLTGQSNSRYGVGGLLTAAATIFFAYLGFEAVSTAGAEARNPSHDMPIGIIGSLLICTLLYILTSAVLVGIVPYAELDNPAPIAMAVNRIGLPWFAVVVKIGAIAGISSVMLVLLYGQTRIFYTMARDGLLPAVFARVHPRFRTPWIDTLIVGSVTACFAGFMSLDSLAALTNVGSLSAFAMVCLTVLYLRHAQPELARPFRSPWFPFVPLIGAAMCVLLLMSLMGKAETRNFFLVYLGCGMLLYFAYGLRHSKLGRGEIVIGAEPTMDRPKRLDE
- a CDS encoding methyltransferase domain-containing protein; amino-acid sequence: MKSTHPEVRRLKRREESPSLHGNKVWHSSFALIDYLHRHPPTVGARVIDVGCGWGLNGIWLARRYGARVLAVDADPAVEPYLRLQARINRVEVAFLARRFEQLDARLLDGVELLTGTDICFWDEMVEPLYRLLRRAGKAGARRAIIGDPGRTPFWTLAARAEKRLGAEVIQHTGGRPGSAPKQLLVVDYAKLRG
- a CDS encoding DUF3365 domain-containing protein, with the protein product MRTITTILTSFAFACGAHAIDDADSRLLVSREVARNMQGALKSELLEAISSAGPVAAIGVCQTRAPVIAEQVGNEAGVRVWRTALRVRNPANAPDDDARGVLVGFAKRLAAGESADRLEHFERGTDGSARYMKAIVTQPPCETCHGKAIAEPVRKALAERYPADQATGFVAGDLRGAVVVDWPRISDTGN
- a CDS encoding helix-turn-helix transcriptional regulator, with translation MTTAGTGTASAITATTTREFATHADSASALLKCIANPNRLMILCTLAAGELSVSALNDRIPLSQSALSQHLAMLRHEGLVGTRREAQTIYYHAQPGPALDVIRVLHRHFCPYTP
- a CDS encoding carboxymuconolactone decarboxylase family protein, with protein sequence MSGTGPRVGTPAHTTGHVIRDSSLGLATRLIDALVRLNDSVWRRNAVRPALIEMLRLRNARTVNCVFCKAVRYDVARADGLGEDTVALIDDGFAASTLGEVEKTVLGFADAYLRDPAVLAPELQQRLRVHFTPEQICHMAITLATFNASSRCAVSLGGMPDALPTMEVSLPPAS
- a CDS encoding zinc metallopeptidase; its protein translation is MRWQQGRRSSNVEDRRDEAQPMQMGAGAAPLLLRVLPLLLRTRGGRLLLGIAALTLVGAHLLGIDVLSLLQGGAQSSATSAQRRAVSTEEQERTDFVAAVLGDIEDTWTAQFSALGRSYQEPHLVLFRAGVRSACGFAQSAMGPFYCPADHKIYLDLAFFDELAQRFGAPGDFAQAYVIAHEAGHHVQTLLGVSEKVQRAGQGKPKATVNALSVRQELQADCLAGVWGYHADRVRGILDPGDLEQALTAASAIGDDRLQRQAQGHVVPDSFTHGSSEQRMHWFRRGFESGDIANCDTFGERAP